The genomic window GCACAACGCGCTGACCGATGCCCGCTCTCTCAAATATGCCGAGCAAAAGGCGAACCGGCCATGATTGCGCAATACATCCAGCCGGAGGTTGCCGCCATCATGCCGAAAGTAGTTGATCAAATTCTGCGAACACTGGGAGAAAGCGTAGATCGCATCGTGCTACATGGCTCAGCCATCAAGGAAGGTGCCTTTCGTACAGGGGAAAGTGACATCGATGTCGTGGTCATGCTCAAGCCCGACCATACGGTCAGTTTCCGCGACCAGCTCAATGTCCAGCGTCTCATTGAGAGTGCGCTGGACATTGAGTCATGGACGCACATTGAGATCAACTATATGACAGGAGAGCGCGTGTATCGCTACAAAAACTTCAAGCTCTGCTATCAAGGCGGCGTCGCGCATGGGGTGATTTTCTTTGATTCTGGGCGGATCGACGACAATATATGCACAGCCGCAGCGCTTACCATGGAGGAGGCGCGACAAGAAATTTCGCACCACTACCTTCAGCAATCTTGGATTTGGCTAGGAGAGGCCCATCCCCTATTGCACCGCTCGACGTGGTCAGCCAGCCGCGCAGCCTGTCGTGCGTTTCATTCCGTGTTGGTCACGCACGACTTCGATGTCGCCCCCAAGTTAATCCGGTGGCATCTGCCCGTATTGTTTGATGCTGCGTGTCGTTTCAATCCAGCGCTCAGCCAACTGTCGTCGTCAGTCAGTGCTGTCCCTCCCGATTTGGCTAGCTTCGATTTGGTCGATTACGACGAGGCCACACCCGAGCTCTCAATCCAGGCTCGCAGGCAGGTGATCGCGCAGGCGATGCGTATCGCGCGGCGCGTCGAGCGCATCCTCGGACTCAAAGTTTCCCATGCCAGGCACCCCCCTTTTCATCCCAAACACAATAAGGAGGGGCGCCATGAATGAGGCCAATACACGCCAGCTCTACCGCGAATTTCCTCGGTTATATCGTGCTGCATCGCGCCCGACCTCGGAATCAGCCATGCGCTGGGGTTTTATGTGCGGCGATGGTTGGTTTTCAATCGTCCGTGAACTGTCCCAACAAATCGAAGAGGCTGCTCGCCTTGCCGGAGTGGACCCAGACTCTGATGAGTGGCCATGCGCAATGCAAGTCAAAGAGAAATTCGGTGGGCTTCGATTTTATCTGAGTGGTGGGTACTCATTTGAGTTGGAATCTACGATCCGACGGTTGGTGAAGGCAGCCCATGAGCATTCGTTATCCACCTGCGAGTCCTGTGGATGTCCCGCCACGCTGAGCGAACACGATCATTGGCTACGCGTTGAGTGCGCTCGATGTCGAGCAATACGCCTGGACGAACAAGCAAGGTTAACTTCCGCTCGATCCGCAATAGCTCCTAAATACAAAATCGTATTTCTGGATTACGACGGCGTGCTCCACCCAGACCATGTCTATCAAATCAAAGGTAGGCCGGTTTTGAAGGTGGATGGATTTAACTTGTTTGAATTTTCGGACATTCTGATTCAGGCGCTCAAACCCTACCCTACGGTGAGAGTCGTACTTTCAACCTCTTGGGTGCATACGTTCTGTTTCAAGAAAGCGAAAGCCTGGCTACCCGATGAACTACAGGCGCGAGTTATCGGCGCGTGCTACCACTCGTCCATGAGTGCTATCGAATGGAGCCGACGCACGCGATACCAGCAAATCATGCGGTATGTATCGCGAGCCAAACTGCAAAAAGAAGACTGGATCGCTATCGATAATGATCCGGTGGGCTGGGCGGATGAATATCGTGCGAATTTGGTGTTGACCGACGACGACGGCGGACTGAGCTTTACATACGCTCAAGTTGATCTGGCTGAAAAGTTGGAACTGCTGGTAACCAATAGTCTATGAACGTTGGCTTGAAGGTTAACCTTAAGTTAACCACCGAGGGAAAAACATGCTGAAAAACGTCATCTTTGAGAGCCAGAAAGTGGCCGAATCGCGCCCCGGCTGGAGTAACTGGTCGGTGATCTCCATAACGAGCACCAACTCTACGCCAGCAAACATTCAATCTGGCTGGCATGGCCTGCTCCGCCTTGTGTTCGACGATGTCGATGTTGAAATCGAAGGTGGCGAGTACTTGCCGATTTCAGAGGTACAGGCGCAAGAGTTGGTTGATTTTGTAATACGCGAAGTCGAATCCGGCGAGGTGACCGGCATTCTTGTTCATTGTGGCGCGGGCATCAGCCGCTCGGCAGCCGTTGCACGCTGGATATCCAAGAGCTACGCACTACCTTTCCACGATCGATATCAAAATGACAATCGGCTAGTGTATTCACGGCTACTTTACGTCACGGAAGGCCGACTCCTGAAAAGTTGGGCAAGCACTCATGAAAAAAGCGAATAGTTGGCTAGAAGGTTCGAAGCTGGTGGGCATGGTTCTGGTCGGTGTGGCTGTTATCGCCTTATTAACGTATGCCTTCCGCTGGGCGGCAAACACGGTCACGCCCGTGAAGTTGCACCAACCGAAGCCCGGCATCACTTGTGCCAGTATAGCTAGCCGTGACGGGGTAGCTCTATCGTGTTGGAAGGACTGAGGAGGCAATATGAAACTGCATGTGCTAAGTGATATCCATCTCGAATTCTCCAGCTTTGTACCCCCTGAAACCGATGCAGATGTGGTGATTTTAGCTGGCGACGTCGGCAAGTTGGCGGGTGGGATGTATTGGGCGGCGCGTACCTTTGCGGGGAAACGAATTATCTATGTCGCTGGAAACCACGAGTTTTATGGCACTCAGCGACGAGAAACAGTTTCGCAGTTACATATCGCCAGCCAAGCAACTGGAGTTCATTTGCTCGATGACGCGGAAGTGATCATCGATGGCGTGCGCTTTCTGGGGAGCACCTTATGGACGGATTTTATGCTG from Ferriphaselus amnicola includes these protein-coding regions:
- a CDS encoding HAD domain-containing protein, which gives rise to MNEANTRQLYREFPRLYRAASRPTSESAMRWGFMCGDGWFSIVRELSQQIEEAARLAGVDPDSDEWPCAMQVKEKFGGLRFYLSGGYSFELESTIRRLVKAAHEHSLSTCESCGCPATLSEHDHWLRVECARCRAIRLDEQARLTSARSAIAPKYKIVFLDYDGVLHPDHVYQIKGRPVLKVDGFNLFEFSDILIQALKPYPTVRVVLSTSWVHTFCFKKAKAWLPDELQARVIGACYHSSMSAIEWSRRTRYQQIMRYVSRAKLQKEDWIAIDNDPVGWADEYRANLVLTDDDGGLSFTYAQVDLAEKLELLVTNSL
- a CDS encoding nucleotidyltransferase domain-containing protein, translated to MIAQYIQPEVAAIMPKVVDQILRTLGESVDRIVLHGSAIKEGAFRTGESDIDVVVMLKPDHTVSFRDQLNVQRLIESALDIESWTHIEINYMTGERVYRYKNFKLCYQGGVAHGVIFFDSGRIDDNICTAAALTMEEARQEISHHYLQQSWIWLGEAHPLLHRSTWSASRAACRAFHSVLVTHDFDVAPKLIRWHLPVLFDAACRFNPALSQLSSSVSAVPPDLASFDLVDYDEATPELSIQARRQVIAQAMRIARRVERILGLKVSHARHPPFHPKHNKEGRHE